In Trichocoleus desertorum NBK24, the following are encoded in one genomic region:
- a CDS encoding ATP-binding protein — protein sequence MRDEDKTREQLLCEIAALRQRNDELEVLSQRTQALQKAKAEGQQLLVREQAARTVAESAERRAAFLAGVSRVLASSLDYEATLNSVAQLAVSTIADWCFVDVLSPDGTLQRLAVVHLDPVKVAQAWELNQHYPPPLHALFGPAHSVRTRASELIPHISEDFLVAYAQDAVHLKLLRSLGCQSLMVVPLIARDRVLGVITFATAESEQRYERVDLVLAEDLAQRAAIAVDNARLYQAAHAALQQREEALRLQQSVEQKLTLLVEASSTLISSLELNALLPKILNLSCSLIAADAYAVWRFLPSLNKWQVVSAAGLSEAYQQSVIQVTTATPSMPDQPYVIEDVEQSPLLEIRKANYRQEGILALLVLPLKIHGETSGTLVFYYHQPHQFSSTEVRVGMALANLSASAIGTTELYQEQKSLRAEAEAANRIKDEFLAVLSHELRTPLNPILGWVKLLRGGKLEPAKAALALETIERNAKLQTQLIEDLLDVSRILQGKLTLSAHPVSLAVVINAAIETVRLAAEAKSIQIQAILDGTVGKVSGDQNRLQQVIWNLLSNAVKFTPPGGRVEVKLEQVAQQAQIRVSDTGRGIAPEFLAYIFDYFRQADSTTTRIFGGLGLGLAIARNLIELHGGVIQAASAGEDQGATFLVRLPIWQQGEVGQHDLLPTNAQPLCLEPLLKNLRILLVDDDTDTREVVSFVLEQAGAIVTNAESATAALQLLSQTSPDLLLSDIGMPQVDGYMLIRQVRSLPPHQGGTIPAIALTAYAGETNQQQVLAAGFQQHMAKPIEPDELIRAIAQLMGRATDAIA from the coding sequence ATGAGAGATGAAGACAAAACTAGAGAGCAACTCCTCTGTGAGATAGCAGCACTACGCCAGCGCAATGATGAGCTGGAAGTATTGAGCCAACGCACCCAAGCACTGCAAAAGGCAAAAGCTGAAGGACAGCAGCTCCTAGTGCGAGAGCAGGCAGCCCGGACTGTGGCCGAATCGGCAGAGCGACGGGCCGCATTTTTAGCGGGAGTAAGCCGAGTCCTAGCCAGCTCTCTCGACTATGAAGCGACATTAAATAGTGTGGCCCAACTCGCCGTTTCAACGATCGCGGATTGGTGTTTTGTGGATGTCTTGAGTCCAGATGGGACGTTGCAACGCTTGGCTGTGGTTCATCTCGATCCTGTTAAGGTGGCTCAAGCGTGGGAATTAAACCAGCATTATCCACCTCCGCTCCACGCTCTTTTCGGCCCTGCCCACAGTGTGCGAACTAGAGCTTCAGAGCTAATTCCTCATATCTCCGAAGATTTCTTGGTTGCCTATGCCCAAGATGCGGTTCATTTAAAGCTGTTGCGTAGTTTGGGTTGCCAGTCCTTGATGGTGGTGCCACTGATTGCTCGCGATCGCGTGTTGGGTGTCATTACCTTTGCCACGGCTGAATCTGAGCAGCGCTATGAAAGAGTTGATTTGGTTTTGGCAGAAGATTTGGCACAGCGGGCCGCGATCGCTGTAGACAATGCTCGTCTCTACCAAGCCGCTCACGCAGCCCTCCAGCAACGGGAAGAAGCCCTGCGACTTCAGCAAAGTGTCGAGCAGAAGCTAACGTTGTTGGTCGAAGCCTCCAGTACGCTAATTAGTTCTCTAGAACTCAATGCTCTGTTGCCCAAGATTCTAAATCTATCTTGCAGTTTGATTGCCGCAGATGCCTATGCAGTTTGGCGCTTTCTGCCTTCCCTCAATAAGTGGCAAGTCGTCTCAGCCGCAGGTTTGTCGGAGGCGTATCAACAATCTGTGATTCAAGTGACGACCGCCACACCGTCCATGCCAGACCAGCCTTATGTGATCGAGGATGTAGAGCAGTCACCCCTCCTAGAAATTCGCAAGGCAAACTATCGCCAAGAAGGGATTCTGGCGCTTCTAGTATTGCCGCTGAAAATTCATGGCGAAACCTCTGGAACTTTGGTGTTTTATTATCACCAACCCCACCAATTTAGTTCCACAGAAGTTCGAGTGGGAATGGCGCTGGCTAACTTATCTGCCTCAGCCATTGGGACGACAGAGCTATATCAGGAGCAGAAAAGCTTACGAGCAGAAGCGGAAGCGGCCAACCGGATCAAAGACGAATTTCTGGCTGTGCTGTCCCACGAATTGCGTACCCCACTCAATCCCATTTTGGGTTGGGTCAAGTTGTTGAGAGGGGGCAAGCTAGAACCTGCCAAAGCGGCTTTAGCATTGGAGACGATTGAGCGTAATGCCAAGCTGCAAACTCAGCTAATTGAAGATTTGCTGGATGTTTCTCGAATTTTGCAAGGCAAGCTAACTCTGAGTGCTCATCCGGTCAGCTTAGCCGTTGTAATTAACGCCGCGATCGAGACAGTCCGGTTGGCCGCAGAAGCGAAGTCGATCCAGATTCAAGCTATCTTGGATGGCACAGTGGGCAAAGTCTCAGGCGATCAAAACCGACTGCAACAGGTCATTTGGAACTTGCTCTCCAATGCGGTGAAATTCACTCCTCCGGGTGGACGGGTAGAAGTGAAGCTGGAGCAAGTTGCTCAGCAAGCTCAAATTCGAGTGAGTGATACAGGTAGAGGCATTGCCCCAGAATTTCTAGCTTATATCTTTGATTATTTTCGTCAGGCAGATAGCACCACCACTCGCATTTTCGGTGGCTTAGGGCTAGGCTTGGCGATCGCTCGGAACTTAATAGAACTGCATGGTGGCGTAATCCAAGCAGCAAGTGCTGGAGAAGACCAAGGAGCGACTTTTTTGGTGCGCTTACCCATTTGGCAGCAAGGAGAAGTCGGCCAGCATGACCTCTTGCCCACGAATGCCCAACCCCTTTGCCTAGAGCCTCTCCTAAAAAATCTAAGAATTTTGCTAGTCGATGACGATACGGATACGCGAGAAGTAGTGAGTTTTGTTTTGGAGCAGGCTGGAGCCATAGTCACCAACGCTGAGTCTGCAACGGCAGCGCTCCAACTGCTCAGCCAAACATCACCTGATTTACTTTTGAGCGACATCGGCATGCCCCAAGTCGATGGTTATATGCTGATTCGCCAGGTGCGATCGCTGCCTCCTCACCAAGGCGGCACCATTCCCGCGATCGCCCTAACTGCCTATGCAGGCGAAACTAACCAACAACAAGTGCTAGCAGCCGGGTTTCAACAGCATATGGCAAAGCCGATCGAACCCGACGAACTCATCCGAGCGATCGCGCAACTGATGGGACGGGCAACCGATGCCATTGCATAA
- a CDS encoding endonuclease MutS2: protein MIQSETLDLLEWPRLCQHLSTFAATKLGAIAARHLTIPTTLNESLGLLAQTQEVYQLESRLTSGLSFEGISDIGEALERAERQGLLTGEELFAIATTLAGARNLRRVIDNQTDVPVLTELVAELRTYPELEQEIHRCIDERGKVMDRASPKLGEIREQQKQVRDRVYQMLQNILQRQSNAVQEQLITQRSDRFVLPVKAPQKDAIPGIIHDTSMSGATLYVEPHSTVQLNNQLRQLLRREQAEEEAVRQVLTTQVAEVKADLERLLAIATTLDLATARARYSLWLQANPPRFVDRTAGENVTLRNLRHPLLVWQQQHEQGRAVVPIDLMIRPQIRVVAITGPNTGGKTVTLKTLGLAALMAKVGLFIPAREPVEIPWFDQVLTDIGDEQSIEQNLSTFSGHIRRISRILEAMTERSLVLLDEVGAGTDPSEGSALAVALLKYLADQAQLAIATTHFGELKALKYQDDRFENAAVEFDDVTLSPTYRLLWGIPGRSNALTIARRLGLKAEITTQAQQYVGGASEEVNEVIAGLEAQRRQQETKAQEASQLLEQAERLHRQVSQKATALQERERDLQLAQERAVQEAIAQAKGEIAQVIRQLQQGPMSAQEAQKATNALNEIAGRRLPSKQKPVPPKPAFRPQVGDRIRIPRLGQTAEVLSGPDDDGELTVRFGLMKMTVKLQDVESLDGQKPEIVAKPKPAPEPPPLETKPAPVIRTSRNTVDIRGSRVADSETSLEEAIREAQAQGTLWIIHGHGTGRLRQGVHEFLKHHPQVERFELAEQAEGGSGVTVAYLK, encoded by the coding sequence TTGATTCAATCTGAAACTTTAGACCTTTTAGAATGGCCACGCCTGTGTCAGCATCTATCAACCTTTGCTGCCACTAAGTTAGGGGCGATCGCAGCACGGCATCTCACCATTCCCACCACATTAAATGAAAGCTTAGGGCTACTTGCCCAAACCCAGGAAGTTTATCAACTAGAAAGTCGCCTCACATCGGGGCTGTCGTTTGAGGGCATTAGTGATATTGGCGAGGCGCTAGAGCGGGCAGAGCGGCAAGGACTATTAACCGGGGAAGAGCTGTTTGCGATCGCCACGACTTTAGCAGGAGCACGCAACCTCCGTCGTGTGATCGACAACCAAACAGACGTGCCTGTCTTAACTGAGCTAGTGGCAGAACTGCGAACCTATCCAGAATTAGAACAAGAAATTCATCGCTGCATTGATGAGCGCGGCAAGGTGATGGACCGAGCTAGCCCGAAGCTGGGCGAAATTCGGGAGCAACAAAAGCAAGTGCGCGATCGCGTCTATCAAATGTTGCAAAACATTCTGCAACGGCAATCGAATGCGGTGCAGGAACAGTTAATTACACAGCGGAGCGATCGCTTTGTGCTTCCCGTGAAAGCGCCGCAGAAAGATGCAATTCCGGGCATTATTCATGACACCTCCATGAGTGGGGCGACGCTGTATGTCGAGCCTCATTCCACGGTGCAGTTGAATAACCAGTTGCGGCAACTCCTCCGGCGAGAACAAGCGGAAGAAGAAGCAGTGCGTCAAGTGCTGACCACTCAAGTTGCTGAAGTCAAGGCAGATTTGGAACGGTTGTTGGCGATCGCGACCACGCTCGACTTAGCCACAGCCCGCGCCCGCTACAGCTTATGGTTGCAAGCCAATCCACCCCGCTTTGTGGATCGAACGGCAGGAGAAAACGTCACCCTGCGAAACTTGCGCCATCCGCTCCTAGTTTGGCAACAACAGCACGAACAAGGGCGAGCCGTGGTGCCCATCGATCTGATGATTCGGCCCCAAATTCGCGTGGTCGCCATCACCGGACCCAACACGGGTGGTAAGACTGTAACACTAAAAACTTTGGGCTTAGCGGCTTTGATGGCAAAGGTGGGGCTGTTTATCCCGGCTCGCGAACCTGTAGAAATTCCTTGGTTTGACCAAGTTCTGACTGACATTGGCGATGAGCAGTCTATTGAGCAAAACCTTTCGACCTTTTCTGGGCACATTCGTCGGATTAGCCGCATTCTTGAGGCCATGACGGAGCGATCGCTGGTACTGCTTGATGAGGTGGGCGCAGGCACCGACCCCTCGGAAGGCAGCGCTTTGGCTGTAGCGTTGTTGAAGTACTTGGCAGATCAGGCTCAATTGGCGATCGCCACTACTCACTTTGGCGAACTTAAAGCCCTGAAATATCAGGACGATCGGTTTGAGAACGCTGCCGTTGAGTTTGATGATGTCACCCTCTCTCCTACCTATCGTCTGCTTTGGGGTATTCCGGGTCGCTCGAATGCTTTGACGATCGCGCGTCGGCTCGGTTTGAAAGCAGAAATCACTACCCAAGCGCAGCAATATGTCGGGGGCGCTTCCGAAGAAGTGAATGAGGTGATTGCAGGTCTAGAGGCACAGCGCCGACAACAAGAAACTAAAGCTCAAGAAGCCTCACAACTGCTGGAGCAAGCGGAACGATTACATCGACAAGTTTCGCAGAAAGCGACTGCACTCCAGGAGCGAGAGCGGGATTTGCAATTAGCGCAAGAACGAGCAGTCCAAGAGGCGATCGCTCAAGCCAAAGGGGAAATTGCCCAGGTGATTCGACAATTGCAGCAAGGCCCAATGAGCGCCCAGGAAGCCCAAAAAGCGACTAATGCGCTCAACGAAATTGCGGGTCGTCGTCTACCCTCGAAGCAAAAACCAGTTCCCCCAAAACCTGCTTTTCGTCCGCAAGTGGGCGATCGCATCCGGATTCCCCGCTTAGGTCAGACCGCTGAAGTTCTCAGTGGCCCTGATGATGATGGGGAACTAACGGTGCGGTTTGGCTTAATGAAAATGACGGTGAAGCTCCAGGATGTCGAATCGCTGGATGGGCAAAAGCCAGAAATAGTAGCCAAGCCCAAGCCAGCGCCAGAACCTCCCCCGTTAGAGACCAAGCCTGCTCCAGTCATTCGCACTTCTCGCAATACGGTAGACATTCGTGGCAGCCGAGTAGCTGACTCGGAAACTAGCTTGGAGGAAGCCATTAGAGAGGCTCAAGCTCAAGGAACCCTGTGGATTATTCATGGTCATGGTACCGGACGCTTACGCCAAGGCGTGCATGAGTTTTTGAAGCACCATCCGCAAGTGGAGCGTTTTGAGCTGGCTGAGCAAGCGGAAGGAGGTTCTGGGGTGACGGTGGCCTATCTGAAGTAA
- a CDS encoding iron uptake porin encodes MRGRVDTLEVRTAELEANQFSTTTKLHGEALVGLVSVLGGDRADGQPAEQIPTLGTRVRLNLDTSFTGQDLLTTRLQANNIEPLGGTTPGTRGTGLILNEGSGPLLTNEGRVEFDGDSNNSFILGLLRYRFPVGPRTNVYLAGTGNGFVDIDASSQLNPYFDGGAVSLFALRNPIYNYSGGAGFGLRHLFNDNLELNLGYLVPNAADPVEKNGLFDGQYGALAQLIVSPSDRARIGFTYVNSYTPGFSPAFGTSTGSNLANSTFGRPVSVDSYGISSTFTLSRNFALGGWVGYSNQRYIGTGKSDVWNWAVTIAFPDLGKEGNLGGILVGMEPKVTAISNNLNGGQPDRDTSLHLETFYKYRFNDNVTVTPGIIWLTAPNHNAENDDVFVGVVRTVFQF; translated from the coding sequence TTGCGGGGGCGAGTCGATACGCTAGAAGTTCGCACAGCGGAACTAGAGGCCAACCAGTTCTCGACTACCACCAAGTTGCATGGGGAAGCGTTGGTGGGTCTGGTGAGTGTGTTAGGGGGCGATCGCGCTGATGGTCAACCTGCTGAGCAGATCCCTACTTTGGGCACCAGAGTTCGCCTTAATTTGGATACCAGTTTCACAGGCCAGGATTTATTAACCACTCGCCTACAGGCCAACAATATCGAGCCTTTAGGAGGGACAACTCCGGGTACGAGAGGAACTGGCTTAATTTTGAATGAAGGCAGTGGCCCCTTGCTCACCAATGAAGGCAGAGTGGAGTTTGATGGGGACAGCAACAACTCTTTTATTCTGGGTTTGCTGCGCTATCGCTTTCCGGTGGGGCCTAGAACCAATGTTTACCTGGCAGGCACGGGTAATGGCTTTGTAGATATAGACGCATCTTCGCAACTCAATCCATACTTTGATGGCGGTGCGGTCTCGTTATTCGCTCTCCGCAACCCAATTTATAACTACTCCGGTGGCGCTGGCTTCGGGCTGCGGCATCTCTTTAACGACAATCTGGAACTCAACCTGGGCTACCTGGTACCAAATGCCGCCGATCCAGTTGAGAAAAATGGTTTGTTTGATGGGCAGTATGGCGCGTTGGCTCAATTGATTGTTAGCCCTAGCGATCGCGCCCGCATCGGCTTTACCTATGTCAACAGCTACACGCCCGGTTTTAGCCCTGCCTTTGGCACCTCCACAGGGAGCAACCTAGCCAACAGTACCTTCGGCAGACCCGTCAGCGTCGATTCCTATGGCATTTCTAGTACCTTCACCCTGAGTCGCAATTTTGCTTTAGGCGGCTGGGTCGGATACTCTAACCAACGCTACATCGGTACTGGCAAATCGGATGTGTGGAACTGGGCCGTGACGATCGCCTTTCCCGACTTGGGTAAGGAAGGAAACTTGGGCGGCATATTAGTCGGTATGGAACCCAAAGTCACCGCAATTAGCAATAATCTCAATGGTGGGCAACCCGACCGAGACACTTCTCTCCATTTGGAGACTTTCTATAAATACCGCTTCAATGACAACGTTACCGTCACGCCAGGAATCATCTGGCTCACAGCACCGAATCACAATGCAGAAAATGATGATGTCTTTGTGGGCGTGGTTAGAACCGTGTTTCAGTTTTAA
- a CDS encoding peptidoglycan recognition family protein — translation MNFLRQLRSLDNQLKALLATVVISVVWLVYAVTTIQPGDAEILANQPQPIAIASVPPSQMRPSENRASASPPATSPSATSRPASVTVPTVPLEPPATRPIQSPTQSQQSPQPPQPPTNSPAVPTYQPRELVAFADPTNYGERVVRDTYGHPVAQAPIIVLHETVSSANSTISFFQTPHPRDEDQASYHALITQDGTIVYLVPPDKRAFGAGNSVFNGLNGPEAVKTHPKFPPSVNNFAYHISLETPPDGRNNANRHSGYTAAQYQSLSWLVARAAVPESRITTHQAVDRSGSRKDPRSFNQQTFLTLLRSYTRPAQTAPTPRG, via the coding sequence ATGAATTTTCTGCGCCAGCTTCGGAGTCTTGACAACCAACTGAAAGCGCTCTTGGCAACTGTGGTGATTAGTGTGGTGTGGCTGGTTTATGCGGTCACAACAATTCAACCCGGTGATGCGGAAATCCTGGCGAATCAACCCCAACCGATCGCGATCGCCTCAGTTCCGCCCAGTCAAATGCGGCCATCTGAGAACCGAGCTAGTGCTTCACCGCCAGCTACCTCACCGTCAGCCACCTCACGGCCAGCTTCAGTCACAGTGCCCACGGTTCCTCTAGAGCCACCCGCTACTCGACCCATCCAATCCCCAACACAATCCCAGCAATCTCCTCAGCCACCTCAGCCACCAACTAATTCGCCCGCTGTGCCCACTTACCAACCGAGGGAACTTGTCGCTTTCGCAGACCCCACAAACTACGGGGAGCGAGTGGTCAGGGATACCTATGGTCACCCAGTGGCTCAGGCACCCATTATTGTGCTACACGAAACGGTCAGTTCTGCCAACAGCACTATCTCATTTTTTCAGACTCCTCATCCTAGAGATGAAGACCAAGCTAGCTACCATGCTCTGATTACGCAAGATGGCACCATTGTTTACCTTGTGCCTCCCGATAAGCGAGCCTTTGGAGCTGGCAACTCCGTGTTTAATGGCCTCAATGGCCCGGAGGCGGTGAAAACTCATCCTAAATTTCCACCTTCTGTCAACAATTTTGCCTACCATATCTCTTTAGAAACCCCACCCGATGGCCGTAACAATGCCAATCGTCACAGCGGCTACACAGCAGCCCAGTACCAATCGCTGAGCTGGTTGGTTGCGAGAGCAGCGGTGCCCGAATCGAGAATTACTACTCACCAAGCGGTCGATCGCTCTGGATCTCGGAAAGATCCTCGCAGCTTTAATCAGCAAACATTCCTGACGCTGCTACGCTCTTATACTCGACCTGCTCAGACGGCTCCTACACCGCGTGGCTAA